TGGTAAAATTTTCATTGCTCCGGGTATCATGCCCCATTGGTTAGAAAGTGGCAATCGAATGATAACTGTAAAACAAGCTCCCACCATTTTTGGTGGTTCGTTTGGTTACGAGTTATCCCATTCCCCCCAAAGGAAAAATATATTCATTAAAATCAATGAAATTCCCTCGCAGTATGTTGGCTATGTTTATCGTTGTCCTTTTGGTTCGAGAATCAAACAGGCGTTTGTTGAACGAAGCAATAATCTGGCAGTGATTGACGGAATGCATGTATATCTTCCACCAGGAACGCCTAAGGTTTCAATTACCTATGAATAAATAGATTTCATGACAAGGACCAAAGTTTTTTTATAACAGCCATGGGCTGACCTGGCCTATCAACACCCAGGCTCACCCCACAACAAAACATGAAAGTAATTTAACAACTTATTGGAACTTTCATATAAACAGTTACGGGCTGACCTGGTTTTTTATTGTGGTTCAGCCCACAACGAAAGTTGAAAAATCTGAGTAGGTTACACAGCCTTTCTTATAAAAGCTTTATGAAAATATAGCTGTGTTTTGACCCAATATAAATTCCCTAAATCATGAATCTTAATTTTCATCAAAAGTCAAGATTAGATATTTACCCAAATCGACCATCTAATTTCTGATTTCAACGTAAAATCAATTAATTAACTGCATTTGTCTTTCACCAATTTGGTGAAACATAAATCTTGTGAACCTTTTGAATTAACAGAGAAATAACATATTAGGTGGTGGATTTAGGTTTAGTGAATTGCTTTCCAAATTTTCAGTTTGAAAAGTTCATCAATGATAATCAGAAATGATTTCAATAGGCGAATCATACTCAACACATTGAACAGGTCTATTCTATTTTATTTTAGGGCGTTGGGGGATAGGGAGAGCCATATGTCTAACATAAACGCTGTGATGCTTATTACTGAAGGTGTTGGTTACTTCTGTTATTCCTGCCTGGTTTAAAACTTGGCGCAGCGACACTGAATACCATTATTGTGGGCCTTGGTATTACTTGTTTTCATCATGGATACCGCACGAATATTTGAGTGTTCAGAGAATATCGGATGACACAAGAACGGTTGATTTCTGGCAAATTCATTTACAAAGTCTTATTCCCTGAATATTCTTTACACTCGTCAACCATAATGATATGCAATTCATATAGATACTAAGATGTTAACCGTTCCGGTTATCCGTTGATTCCTCATGATATGTGGTTAGATGTCAGAATGCTCAAGATAGCCGGACAATCGGAAAGCTACTTGTTAAGTGGTATTACAAATAAATGTAGGTGTTTTAGTGAAAGAAGAATTAAATCAAGAACAGTATCGTTTACTTCTAAGCTGCGCTACTAAAAATAATTTCGAAGAGTGGAATGAATATGTTTCAAATTCTAATGATATCATAAGACTACGAGATGCAAATTTTGTAGGTCTAAGTTTTTCAGATACAATTTTTCAGAACAAAAAAGGCGAAGGGGCTGATTTATATAAAGCATCGTTCAAAGATGCATCCTTATCAAATGTTGATATGTCTAAGTGTCACTTATGGGAAGCTGATTTTCAAGGCGCTAAGATTCGAGGATCAACATTCCAAGAAACAGATTTGCACCAAGCGAATTTTGAAAATTCAGTATGTGCGCTTGTTGACTTCACATGCGCAAGCTTTCGAAAAGCAAATTTAACTTCAGTTGAATTCTTATCCTCAAATTTCTATGAGTGTGACTTTTCAAGATCTGACTTATCTGCCGCAAAATTTTTAGGAGGTGGGCATAATCCAGTGGTAAATCGAGAGCTACGATTCAATTTATGTGGTACTCTTTTTTGCAATGCTAAATTTACTAATACTACCTATTTTG
The DNA window shown above is from uncultured Desulfobacter sp. and carries:
- a CDS encoding pentapeptide repeat-containing protein, which gives rise to MKEELNQEQYRLLLSCATKNNFEEWNEYVSNSNDIIRLRDANFVGLSFSDTIFQNKKGEGADLYKASFKDASLSNVDMSKCHLWEADFQGAKIRGSTFQETDLHQANFENSVCALVDFTCASFRKANLTSVEFLSSNFYECDFSRSDLSAAKFLGGGHNPVVNRELRFNLCGTLFCNAKFTNTTYFDIACVSKKTDFRSVSFENACFSAGLRQTLQYCNVSGVLTPLSKGQIQKFFLFSHCRGATPENHHLSLPQADAETGT